DNA sequence from the Eubacterium sp. 1001713B170207_170306_E7 genome:
ATATAAGGCGTTACTAAAAAAACTGAAAAGAGACGATGTAGTCATCGTGAAATCCATTGACCGGCTTGGCAGGAATTACAAAGAAATTTTAGAACAATGGCAGATACTGACAAAACAAAAGGGAATCGGGGTAGTTGTATTGGATATGCCATTACTGAATACCAGAGCGGACAAAGACCTTATTGGCACACTGATTGCAGACATTGTGCTGCAGCTGCTTTCCTATGTGGCAGAGACAGAGCGCCAGTATATCCGGCAGCGGCAGGCGGAAGGGATTGCGGCTGCAAGAAAAAAAGGAAAACATCTGGGGCGAAAGCCGAAGCCCATTTCCTCCAGATTTAACGATGTCTGCAAAGAATGGCAGGCGGGTAAGATCAGCCGAAACAAAGCGGCGAAAATGCTGGATATCAGCGCGGAAACCTTTAAAAAATGGGTAGAGGTGACAGGAAATGAATCCGAAGACGCCATAGGGAAAAGAGGGAAAAAGAAAAAACCAAAAGCCTTTGTCAAGATATTCAATCAATGGAAAAATGGAGGGCTTACAACTCAAAAAGCAGCTGCGGCGTTGAATGTCAGCAGCCCAACTTTTTTAAAATGGGCTCAGGAAGCATCTGGAAAAAACGATTTAAAACAACGCTCAGAGAATATAAAAAGAGCCAACTACGATACAAGTTTGGTAAAAAAAGAACGAATATAGTAAAACTGGAGAAAAAGGTAGACTTTTTTATGCCAGTTTTTTTGTTTGCTTAAAGGCAGATAACGAAAGCTTTTGACTGTATTTAATGAAAAGATATAATTTAACACCACTTTTCAGAATATTCTTCACTATATCTTATATTGTAAAAAAAGTCTACTTTTAATGAATAGTTTTTTACTTTTAAAAATAAAGGAAAGAAGCGCTGATTAACAGTCGTTTGTGCAAAGATAACGGCTGTTTGTGTCGTTGATAAACATTCGAATATTGAGAGTGTTATAGTGATGGTGGCTAACATTTCCGAGCAAATTGTCGCAAAGGAGAAATCAATGAAAATTGTCATTTGTGATGACGAAAAAAACCAGATAGAAAAATACAGACAATGGATATTGGATGAAAACCAAACAAAGAAAATACCCATTCAATTGATGACCTGCTTAAGCGGTGAAGAGCTGCTTTTTAAAATAGAGGACGACATGCACGAGGTGGACATTATTTATCTGGATGTCAACATGACTGGCATTAATGGTTTGGAGGTTGCGCATAAATTACGCGAAAGAGGATACTTAGGCGAAATCATATTTTTAACAGTAATGTACGATAAGGTGTTTGAAGCTTTTGATGTAGATGCCATGCACTACATTCTCAAAGAAAGAACAAGCCGAAAAAAGTTTAATGAAATTTTTGATCGCGCGGTTACAAGATGCGTTAATCGAAGACAGGAGATCGCGGTTTTTACCTGTGCGGGAGAAACTCGTAGTGTGCCGGTTGCGAGCATTCGGTATTTTGAGGTATCACGGCATCTTATCACAATTTATTACGGTGGCAATGAAACCTTTGAGTTTTATTCGACATTGGGAAAAATTGAAGAAATGCTGTTCGCCAAAGGATTTATCCGCATACATAAAAGCATTCTGGTAGCAAAGCGCTACATCGCTAAAATCGCTTACTTAAAGGCTTATCTGATAACAGGTGAAGAATTGACCGTTGGACGGTCATACTATAAGGCGTTGAAGGAAGAAGTCGAAGCGACGGCATTGAAAGAGGGCGATTAACATAAATAGATTTTTTCAAAAAAGCATAGTACTGGTTTCGGTATTTTTTGTCATGCTTGTTTTGTGTGGAGCCAGTGCCCGCGGTATAATCGAACGCTATTGGGTCAACGGCCAGGGGGATGGTTTTTATCTTGCGGGCAAGTGCTTTGTGCTGACAGAAGAAGAAATAAAATCGCTGGAAGACAGGGATGCCTTCGAAAAACTTATTATGGAAAAAGCCTATATTGGTGTCCGCAGGATTAATCATCACGTGGTAGAAGAAGAAAACTGTCCTGAAAATTTTGCAAAGATAGAACTTTCAGATTACCAGAAAAATCCATGGAAATCGGGCCATTGGGCAAGACTTTGTCAATACGAAAACGCGGACGATACAAATTATATTGACATCTGGATCTATACCGATACACCCATTCCTCCGCGATTGACAGAAGAAAGCGGTTCAGGAAATGGAGATAGTAGCAATAACGGCGGACAGAATTCTGCGGAAAATAGACCTGTTGGCACGCTTCCCGATGGTATTACAGGTGGACAACAGAATTTATCACAAATGCTGCCGGCTGCAGTCACGAGTGTTATTTCCAATTTGAGCGATACAACCCTTACGCTTCAGAATGACACTGAAAATAAGCCTCAAATCATGCAGACTGCAGAGCGAACGGCAAATAAAAATGCGCAGCTCAGTGCGGCGGACAAAACAGCCGGCAGAGATTTACCGCTGTTTGAAAAGGCCATGTATGGGATGTTTGGCGCTGTTGTGCTGGCAAATCTTTGTCTGGGACTCAATCTTATCAAAGATTTTAGAATATTACATTGGTACAAACGAAAGAAAAAAGAACGTTTGAGAAAGGAGATAGGCGCTGATGACAATAATAATACTTACTTGTTTGCTGGTAGGTACTTTAAGTATTGGAATCATAGTGAAACGCTATACGTCAAAAAGGTTAACCGAGATTGATGGAATGCGGGGCATTTACATGTATGACAACAGTAGGTTGGTATACGGTAGGAAAACTTAGAGGATATTGTTTTTTATTAAAAACAGACAATTAAAGGAGAATTAATAATGAAGAAAAAACTATTTGGAGTTTTAACGGTATTAATCATTTTATTTTCAATGGTGATGCCCGGAGCCTTTGCGGAAGAAAGCAAAACGGATAGTATCCAGAACCAAAATATTATTGAAAACAGTGCAGCCCTTTCTGTGATTGAGAATAATGGGATCGAGCAGGAGAAGGAAATCACTGACGAACAAGAAAATGAAGAAAATATACAAGAGGAAGCTTCTCCATTGAGCATAATGAGAAATGCGCCTTACTACATGGTGAAGCATCTAACAAGTTCTGAAGATTGTAAAGGGGTAGTTGTTGGACCAGGGATAAATACAGGCATACTTCGTCAGCAATATGTCTACACGATGAATGGTATACCTGCATTCTGTACTGAGGTAGAAAAACCAGCGAGAGTATATGAATTTGATGGATGGATTGATAATGAAAGCCTTGCTAATCTTCCATTTTATTCTTATTGTGCAGAATATATAAAAAACGGAGATGAATTTTATACTTTAGCGGTTCAATGGCTGGTATGGGAACAGGTGCACAATGCGACCTCTTATCCAGAGAATGATACAGTTGCTGAAAATATGGAGATATTAAAAAAAGCAGCTGAGAAAGCTTATAAAAAGCCAAGTTTTGACAATCAAACCTTTGATATTGAAGTCGGAAAATCCATTACGATCGAAGACACCAACGGTGTCCTTGGCAGTGAGTTTAATGATTTTGTTGGAAAAATAACAACTGCTGATGGAATCAGCATCTCTAAAAATGGCAACAAAATTACTATTTCAGTTGCGGCGGATACAGTTAGTGGTGATCATAATGTGAAAATCGAAAAATATCCTGACGAATACATTGGTGATTCCATGTACTATCAGCCAATTGATACTAACGGCAATCATGATTTTAGCGCACAAGCTATGCGCAGCTTTAAATTCAAAGACCAGTTAAGCTGTAATTTCAAGGTCAATGTAAAAAGCGGAAGACTTCAGATTCAGAAAAAAGATAATGTAGATTCGAACGTTGTGGTTAAGGATGCCAAATTTAAGGTTTCTAAAAATGCTGATATGAGCAATCCGGTTGGGATCTACAGTACCTTAGATGATGGAAAAACTCAGGTTATTGAAAATTTGTTACCTGGAAAATATTATGTACAAGAAATTTATGTTCCCGGAGCATGGGTCATTGACAACACCATAAAAGAAGTTCAGGTCGATGTGAGTAGCGATGCTACACCATTAACAGTTTTTGAACAGACCAACAATCGGAAAGAGGGCTATGTAGAAATCGGAAAGAATGACGCGGATACTCCGAATTCGGATAATACAAAGCCTTTTACTAACACTACAGAGAGTGTAAATGGTGGACAATTTGCTGTTTTTTACGCAGACGGTCCCATGAAGGATCAGGAAGCGCCAATTTCGCACCTGATTTCTAAACGCGGTGAAAAAGTCAAATCTGAGGTTCTGTACTATTATGGCGACAACTTCCAGTATAACACTTACTATGTCCAGGAAATTCAGGCGCCGAACGGTTATTTCCACAGTGACGAAAAATATTACTTCACACTGACTAAGCCGACTGAGACCTTCAGCTATACCTTTAAGAACCTGGAAAGCCTTGGCAGCTGCGTTATTTCAAAGCAGGATACCGTAACTGGAGAGGAAAACCTCGGAGATGCGACCTTTGAAGGAGCAGAATACACTCTGTACGCAAAGGAAGACATCAAGGCGCCGTGGGATCCAAACACTGTTTTGATCAAAGCGGGCACCCCAGTTCATACTTTTATTATGGACAAGGACGGGAAGACTGATGCAAAAGACCGATTGTTTTTAGGTGAATACTATATTAAGGAAACGAAAGCGCCTAATGGCCAGACAGCCGCACAGGAAGGCAGTCTTGAGAACCTTACAGACCAGATAAAGGAGTCACCTTCCTACAATTTAGATACGACCGAATACCCGGTCAGCTTAAAATACAACGGACAGCATGAAGCGGTAGAGCTGGTCGACAATCTTTCAAAGGATCGTGTGGTCAGTCAGGCCTTCCAGGTCATAAAAATTAACGAAAATGATGACAGCACTACTAACCTGTTGGAAAAAGCTGAGTTTGAAGTTAAGCTGAAAAGTGAGTTCGACAAATATTATGTAGAACCGGCAGATACCAGTGACGTTGCAGCTATGAAAAAAGCCTTTGCCGAAGCATGGGCAAAAACGCCCATCGCCAAAGATAAGGATAATAATGATGTTCCAACCCTGGTTACCGATTCAAAGGGCTGG
Encoded proteins:
- a CDS encoding recombinase family protein; this translates as MKTYGYVRVSSKDQNEDRQLLAMEQAGVDIKNIYIDKQSGADFNRPRYKALLKKLKRDDVVIVKSIDRLGRNYKEILEQWQILTKQKGIGVVVLDMPLLNTRADKDLIGTLIADIVLQLLSYVAETERQYIRQRQAEGIAAARKKGKHLGRKPKPISSRFNDVCKEWQAGKISRNKAAKMLDISAETFKKWVEVTGNESEDAIGKRGKKKKPKAFVKIFNQWKNGGLTTQKAAAALNVSSPTFLKWAQEASGKNDLKQRSENIKRANYDTSLVKKERI
- a CDS encoding LytTR family DNA-binding domain-containing protein, translated to MKIVICDDEKNQIEKYRQWILDENQTKKIPIQLMTCLSGEELLFKIEDDMHEVDIIYLDVNMTGINGLEVAHKLRERGYLGEIIFLTVMYDKVFEAFDVDAMHYILKERTSRKKFNEIFDRAVTRCVNRRQEIAVFTCAGETRSVPVASIRYFEVSRHLITIYYGGNETFEFYSTLGKIEEMLFAKGFIRIHKSILVAKRYIAKIAYLKAYLITGEELTVGRSYYKALKEEVEATALKEGD